The following are encoded in a window of Magnolia sinica isolate HGM2019 chromosome 11, MsV1, whole genome shotgun sequence genomic DNA:
- the LOC131219273 gene encoding serine/threonine-protein kinase ATG1a-like isoform X2, with the protein MAPEIIQNQKYDAKANLWSVGAILFQLVTGKPPFEGNCQYQVVQKEREEKLAEILKDRLNQYVQGNKDAFISQAEAEVSRLSNADNLPLTI; encoded by the exons ATGGCTCCAGAGATCATTCAGAACCAAAAATATGACGCGAAG GCTAACTTATGGAGTGTGGGAGCAATTCTGTTCCAGCTGGTCACAGGGAAGCCACCCTTTGAAGGAAATTGCCAATACCAG GTTGTtcagaaggaaagagaagagaaactTGCAGAAATATTGAAAGATCGGCTCAACCAATATGTGCAAGGAAACAAAGATGCCTTCATTAGTCAAGCTGAAGCTGAAGTCTCAAGGCTCTCCAATGCGG
- the LOC131219273 gene encoding serine/threonine-protein kinase ATG1a-like isoform X1 yields MAPEIIQNQKYDAKANLWSVGAILFQLVTGKPPFEGNCQYQVVQKEREEKLAEILKDRLNQYVQGNKDAFISQAEAEVSRLSNAGNILILILLSACFFLNLAYCSLFGITGGQK; encoded by the exons ATGGCTCCAGAGATCATTCAGAACCAAAAATATGACGCGAAG GCTAACTTATGGAGTGTGGGAGCAATTCTGTTCCAGCTGGTCACAGGGAAGCCACCCTTTGAAGGAAATTGCCAATACCAG GTTGTtcagaaggaaagagaagagaaactTGCAGAAATATTGAAAGATCGGCTCAACCAATATGTGCAAGGAAACAAAGATGCCTTCATTAGTCAAGCTGAAGCTGAAGTCTCAAGGCTCTCCAATGCGGGTAATATTTTGATCCTCATCTTGCTTTCAGCTTGTTTCTTTCTGAATCTTGCGTACTGTAGTCTGTTTGGGATAACTGGAGGCCAGAAGTAG
- the LOC131219273 gene encoding serine/threonine-protein kinase ATG1a-like isoform X3, with translation MAPEIIQNQKYDAKANLWSVGAILFQLVTGKPPFEGNCQYQVVQKEREEKLAEILKDRLNQYVQGNKDAFISQAEAEVSRLSNAGCVS, from the exons ATGGCTCCAGAGATCATTCAGAACCAAAAATATGACGCGAAG GCTAACTTATGGAGTGTGGGAGCAATTCTGTTCCAGCTGGTCACAGGGAAGCCACCCTTTGAAGGAAATTGCCAATACCAG GTTGTtcagaaggaaagagaagagaaactTGCAGAAATATTGAAAGATCGGCTCAACCAATATGTGCAAGGAAACAAAGATGCCTTCATTAGTCAAGCTGAAGCTGAAGTCTCAAGGCTCTCCAATGCGG GTTGTGTTTCCTAG